The Trichomycterus rosablanca isolate fTriRos1 chromosome 20, fTriRos1.hap1, whole genome shotgun sequence genomic interval CGAGCTCTGGATGAAGCTACCAGATACGCTTTAGAGAGGAAAACCTTCGGCAGGATGATTGCTGAGGTAAGTTTTAGTGTCGAGCGGTGTTGGTATCACCTCACTGAACCTTGTCTATAAGATCAAATGATTTAAAgtggatttatttttaaatcagaaATATAATCCTGTTACACTGAGCGATTATTCATGTAGTTCAGAAGCAGCTCATTTCTTTTCCTGAAAGACTTTTTCACTCTGCACTTTTTGGAGtttaatgaatggatgaactgattgaatgattgaatagatggatgagtggatgtgTAGTAACTGTAGTAAGTGATGGTGATCATTCTTCAGCACCAGGCGGTTTCTTTCATGCTGGCGGAGATGGCGATGAAGGTGGAGCTGGCCAGACTGGCGTATCAGAGGGCAGCGTGGGAGGTGGATGAGGGCAGGAGGAACACCTACTACGCCTCCATCGCTAAAGCCTTCGCTGGAGACATCGCTAATCAGGTGGCCTGTGACGCCGTGCAGGTATTCGGAGGAAACGGTTTCAACAGCGAATATCCAGTGGAGAAACTGATGAGAGACGCCAAGATCTACCAGGTGAGTTTAGGCCCCACCCCGCCCAGAACTGCCCCACCCAGAACTGCCCCGCCCAGAACCAGACTCTAttgataaattaaaataatacaaagttaaaagacatgaaatgtgtaaatgtgattttttttatactgagaatattacatttctgtttactgtgtaaaaTGATTCTTTTAATGTCAGTCATTAATTATTGATTAAAATTATTGATTCTAAAAAATATGAATTGTTTTAATAAACTGCACGTTTGTTCTTTCCTCAGATTTATGAGGGAACTGCTCAGATCCAGAGACTCATCATCTCACGAGAACTTCTGGGCAAATACAAGCAGTAACTCCAccagcccccccccccagcaCGGTGGAGACAGAGGAGCCCGACACGCCCCATCAGCCGCACTTAAAATCTAAATCTGCTCAGTAATAAGATTGTTCTGTGAGTTTCTGTTTGTGCTGATCAGTGATGATTGATTAAAAACGTCATCAGTAGAGCAGATTATTTGTTCTGTGTGAGTGATTATACAGAATAATCCAGAGATTTACACTCCGTCAGAACTCCGTCAGAACTCACCTGCTTCATGTCTGTATATTATAGAATTTCTGAACAATCAGTGTTGAATAAAAACACGTGTAAAGAGTGAACTGTACAATTTCTAACCAGCAGCTTCCAAAATTAAGAACAATTTActgaaacatctgcacaaattaatttatcttTTATTGATCGTTTATTAATCAGGTGCTTattaattttacaaaaatatacacaattAGGACGTTTGTGCAATGAACAAAATTAATTGTTTTAGTGAGATATTGCATTTAGaatgaaataaagtttaataaataaaatgataaatattttgtctttgtGCTGTttgaatttaataaaaaataaaagcattgtttagtgttttaataATTACGTTTCCTGCAGTCCAACTGTagaattgtgtgtgtatttattttaaaccagaTCTGAGCATAAGATTATTAAATGATCACTTTAATCGTTTTACTCCTGTATAATCATTATTTACTCTCATTACCACCAGCAATATTAATCAATCATGCCTTATTACTGTAGTACAGCTAAAGTACTACATTACCCACAATCCCTCAGTAAATCCCACCAATCAGAGACGCGGTTTTGTGTTCCCTTTGATCGCGTGACTGTAGTGACGTGTTCAGTGTGCGCCGGGTGGTTCTGTGAGAATCTCCGGGGTGTTTCTCTAACAGAATGGTGAGAAATTTccattaaataaagtaaattatttactttttattaatcTTATAACCACATTACAGCTAAAACTGattaattgttttatatttaattggTTCTAGGATAATTTAATAAGTGACAGATTTTGTTAACCACCTCAGTAAAAGATGCTAACAATGCTAATCATAATAACACAGTTAATGAAattattctttttaaataaattaataagaaCTGATTTAATATGAacaatatgtatataatatattgttattatttggtttatttattcTCTATTTTGGGGaagttttaaacatttttgtgtATCTGCAcctttaaaacaacaaaaaatatttggacagcaGCTGAGATGATGAATGTGATGGTGTAGAAGGTTCTATAATGTTATTGAATTATGTATTGTGGCCTCCTGATTCATCATTAATGATTATGATTGATACAGctgttgacttctctgtgtccatataaacaGGACTAGTTTGGCTGAACCaaatatacattaaatatttacacCTAATTAAGCCATTTAAAAGGCAGCAGTGTAATAAAGAAGCTTCTGCGTCCTTATTAAATCCATCTGACCAACAGTAAACTCTAGTTGAGCTTCAGGACTCCAGTGTTCCTGCAGCTTCTAATTCAGATCTGTTTGTTTGTGGAGGTTCCAGAGTGAGACCGGATCGACTGGACTGGATTCCTCTCAGAGATCAGTGAGATcatgtcttttatttgttttgtgctTGTAGGGGACTCCAGTTAAAGATGTGATCGTTAAACCTGATGCTCCAAACTCACTGCTGCTGGAGAAACACGCCGACTACATCGCCGCCTACGGCTCCAGAAAAGACGATTATGTGAGTGGGATGAAAATCTAATACACCATGATTACTTGATTTATCTGGTGTGTGGTGTTAATGAGGTGAGCGTGGTCTGTGTGGAGTGCAGGAGTACACCCTGTCCGAGTACCTGCGCATGAGCGGAGTTTACTGGGGTCTGACTGTGATGGATCTGATGTCGCAGCTTCACCGCATGAACCGAGACGACATCATCAGCTTCATCAAATCCAGCCAGCACGAGTGTGGAGGCATCAGTGCCAGCATGGGGCACGACCCGCACCTGCTGTACACCCTCAGTGCTGTACAGGTAACACAACACACCTGCTGTACACCCTCAGTGCTGTACAGGTAACACAACACAcctgataagataagattcctttattgatccccatgggggaaattcgagtgctacagcagctccagtacagttacagtaaatacagtaaataaaaaatagagtagaataaaataaaaaaattactattatacaacagtatggtaattacaacagtataataaaaacactatatatactatGCTCTATGTAgacatatacatatgtgtgaatAATGAAACAGAGTCCAGGGtagggggggatcttgagttattgtatggggGGCCGGCTCATCAGTGTGAGGACAgtctgtgtattctgctattgttatgcagtctgatggcGGTTGGCACAAAAAAACGTCTGAAGCGCTCCGTCTTACTTTTTGGTGGAATTAGTCTATGACTGAATGAACTACCCAGCTGCCATAGTTCCTCATTGAGAGGGTGAGAAGGATTATCCAGGATGACCCtgattttgtcctttgttctcCTCTCACATACCACCTCCAGACTGTCCAGCTGTAGACCCACCTCCAGCCTTGATGCCACCACCACAGCACACCACAGCAAAATAGAGGGCGCTggcaaccacagactgataaaaaGCTTTCAGTAGTCTGTTGCACACATTGAAAGACCTCAGCCTCCTCAGAAAAAACAGTCTACTCTGTCCTTTCCTATAgatggagttttgcatgttctttgtgtgtgtttcctccgtgcgttccggtttcctcccacagtacagaggcgtgtaagtgaggtgaactggagacactaaatagttcatgactgtgtttgatattaaacctgaactgatgaatcttgtgtgagcagtaacgacccgtcctgtcatgatggaaccaaagtgtaaaacatcacgttacaataataataaataaacaaacaaataaacaaataaatcactGCACactctgtgtgtttatttttagatCCTGACGTTGTATGACCGTGTTGGATCCATCGATGTGGAGAAGGTGGTTGATTATGTTCGAGGGCTGCAGCAGGAGGACGGATCGTTCGCAGGAGATAAATGGggtacttttatatttatttataataaacaatgtttaaacTCTGCTTTAATCactttattttatgtaaagAAACTTAACAAATGATGAACAGTCTAATGtgaaagtttgtgcacccctgaTTAAATTCAGATGATTGTTTATGTTTGCTAATGTGAAACGTTCTTTACAGGGAACTTAATAAACAGTCATTACAGTTTTTATTGCATCTTACTGTTGATTTACTGGATTTAACATGGAAACAAACATTACATGTACAATGTGCTGCAGTTACTCTgcattttaatagttttaacTGGGAGTTCACAAACTTTGGATCAGACTGTACATGAATAGTTTAGAATCGACTTTTCTTCACCGTTTtatcttcagtctgagctgaaaTCATGTTGAAAATATGtcttattaaatatttacactttATCGTGTGTGTACAGTAATAATGGTTCTGTAGTGTAGACTGAGGGGTGGCAGCGCCGTGTGTCGGGGGTGTGAGAGCATGGATTTAAATTctgtagttataataataaataaataatatttattgtgtctgtctgtgtgttctGCTCTTACAGGAGAGATTGATACCAGGTTTTCCTTCTGTGCTGTGGCAACACTGGCATTACTGGTACTAACATTTGTATCAGATTTAAACTAGTGCATCAGGACAGCAGTACATgaattttaaacattaatattcTTATATAATACTGTATTAATCTGCTTCATGGTTTTTAGTCTCTGTTGCTCTGAAGGActtttcagattgttaaatctttttgaTCAGATTCACCAGTTTAATAGTAATTACTCACGTGTGGTCAGGGTGACAGTGAATCccgttataataatattaatataataataatagttattgttgttgtgtataTCAGGGCAGGCTGGATGAGGTGGACGTGGAGAAAGCTGTACAGTTtgttctctcctgtatgaactTCGATGGAGGATTTGGATGCAGACCGGGCTCTGAGTCTCACGCCGGACAGGTGAGCACCACGGCtacgtcccaaaccacacacagaCCCTCAGTAGTGCACTAGATCCCGTATAAACCAGATCTTGGTGAGAAACTGAGATTAAACCGTCTCCTCCCGCTGACTGCACCTGATTGGACTCTGTACATTGACAGCCAGTGATGTATAGGTGTAGTGATGTTAGGGATAGAGTGTGATCAGGATGTTTACTTACCATCACCTCacacacctgaacatgagctgAAGGTTCATACACACTCTAAACCCCACATGCATGTACGTGCTCTCTGCTGTGTGCAGATCTACTGCTGTACTGGTTTCCTGTCTATCACTGGGCAGCTGCACCAGGTTAACGCTGATCTGCTGGGCTGGTGGCTCTGTGAGAGACAGTTACCGTCTGGAGGCCTGAACGGCAGACCTGAGAAGGTGAGGTTCCAGCTCTCAGGCTTTGTTTGGGTTAGGTCCTCTCCAGTAGGACCCGTGTGTGATGTGTGgaatttattgttgttttagctGCCGGATGTTTGTTACTCGTGGTGGGTTCTGGCTGCGCTGAAGATCATCGGCAAGATTCACTGGATCGATAAAGCCAAGCTGAGGACGTTTATCCTGGCGTGTCAGGACGAAGAGACGGGAGGATTTGCTGATCGACCTGGAGACAtggtaccatcatcatcatcatcttatTAACTATATCATATACAACTATATTataatcatccattcatccacgcCCACCCACACTAACACCACATCTACCACAATATCATCTATCACCAACACCACATCCACCACCTTGTTTATTATTGTAACAGCACACcttacagctgtaataaatccacctgctgcactctCTTCATGTCagatcttgtgtgtgtgtgtgtgtgtgtgtgtgtatgtatacaggTGGATCCGTTTCACACTCTGTTTGGTATTGCTGGTCTCTCGTTACTGGGTGATGAAACCATTAAAGCCGTGAATCCAGTCTTCTGTTTACCTGAGGATGTTCTGCAGAGGATCGGTCTCCACACCCCCCTGCTCACCTGAACCCTGTCTGTGATTCCTGTGTCGTCATGTCTGTTGTGTTATTTATTACTGACCTGGTGTGGAAGCACTGGTGTATAAGATCCTGTACAGTGTGTGATGATGGGTGCAGTGTGATGCACTATTAAAGCTCTGTGCTCTGATGGTTTATTACAGCTCAACATTTCAGTAAAACTCTGTGTTCATTATTAAAGTACAGCGCTGATAAACCTTCTG includes:
- the rabggtb gene encoding geranylgeranyl transferase type-2 subunit beta, whose protein sequence is MGTPVKDVIVKPDAPNSLLLEKHADYIAAYGSRKDDYEYTLSEYLRMSGVYWGLTVMDLMSQLHRMNRDDIISFIKSSQHECGGISASMGHDPHLLYTLSAVQILTLYDRVGSIDVEKVVDYVRGLQQEDGSFAGDKWGEIDTRFSFCAVATLALLGRLDEVDVEKAVQFVLSCMNFDGGFGCRPGSESHAGQIYCCTGFLSITGQLHQVNADLLGWWLCERQLPSGGLNGRPEKLPDVCYSWWVLAALKIIGKIHWIDKAKLRTFILACQDEETGGFADRPGDMVDPFHTLFGIAGLSLLGDETIKAVNPVFCLPEDVLQRIGLHTPLLT